A genomic segment from Gilvibacter sp. SZ-19 encodes:
- a CDS encoding dicarboxylate/amino acid:cation symporter, translating to MKKMALHWKILIGMLLGIIFGFIMTGVTGGKEFVGDWINPFGTIFVKLLKLIAIPLILASLIKGISDLKDISKFRNIGLRTIVTYILTTVIAISIGLVLVNLAQPGDGISEETVAKLSETYAENSGVTSKIQEAGKDRGPLQFLVEMVPDNAFKAFSDNGLMLQVIFFTILFGISMLLIGEKAAKPLKDLFDSLNDVVLKMVDLIMLSAPVAVFALLAQVVVTADDPEILKRLLYYAGVVVTGLLLMICFYMLLVAFIAKKNPLWFLKQISPAQLLAFSTSSSAATLPVTMERVEEHIGVDKEVSSFVLPVGATINMDGTSLYQAVAAVFIMQVLWPEGLIFSNQLTIVLTALLASIGSAAVPGAGMVMLVIVLEAVGFPAEMMPIALALIFAVDRPLDMCRTVVNVTGDATVSMLVAKSVGKLGEPKPKDWDDHYEEVK from the coding sequence ATGAAAAAAATGGCTTTACATTGGAAGATCCTTATCGGGATGCTTCTAGGAATTATCTTCGGATTTATCATGACCGGGGTCACCGGAGGTAAGGAGTTTGTTGGAGATTGGATCAATCCCTTCGGAACCATCTTTGTAAAGCTGTTAAAACTTATCGCTATTCCTTTGATATTGGCTTCTCTGATCAAAGGAATCTCTGATCTAAAGGATATTTCCAAGTTTAGAAATATCGGCTTGAGAACCATAGTAACTTACATCCTAACCACGGTAATAGCCATATCTATAGGATTGGTGTTGGTGAATCTAGCCCAACCCGGCGATGGCATATCCGAAGAAACAGTAGCGAAACTCTCGGAGACCTATGCGGAAAACTCAGGGGTTACCTCCAAGATCCAAGAAGCGGGCAAAGACCGAGGCCCCTTACAATTCTTGGTAGAAATGGTGCCAGACAATGCTTTTAAGGCCTTTAGCGATAACGGACTCATGTTGCAGGTGATCTTTTTTACCATTTTATTCGGTATATCTATGCTCTTAATTGGTGAGAAAGCTGCAAAACCTTTAAAAGACCTGTTCGATTCTTTGAACGACGTGGTCTTAAAAATGGTTGACCTTATTATGCTTTCAGCTCCGGTTGCCGTTTTTGCGCTTTTAGCTCAGGTAGTTGTAACTGCAGACGATCCAGAAATCCTAAAACGCTTGCTGTACTATGCTGGAGTTGTTGTGACTGGCTTACTACTAATGATCTGTTTTTATATGCTACTGGTAGCCTTCATTGCCAAAAAGAATCCCTTGTGGTTCTTAAAGCAGATAAGCCCTGCGCAGTTGTTGGCATTTTCTACAAGTTCTAGTGCCGCAACGCTTCCGGTCACTATGGAAAGGGTAGAGGAGCACATTGGCGTAGACAAAGAGGTTTCTAGTTTTGTCTTACCAGTTGGAGCGACTATAAACATGGATGGAACCAGTTTGTATCAGGCAGTTGCAGCGGTATTTATTATGCAAGTGCTATGGCCAGAAGGACTTATTTTCAGCAATCAATTGACTATAGTCTTAACCGCGCTTTTGGCTTCTATTGGTTCTGCAGCAGTACCTGGAGCCGGAATGGTTATGTTGGTAATTGTTTTAGAAGCCGTTGGTTTTCCAGCCGAAATGATGCCAATAGCTTTGGCTTTGATCTTTGCTGTAGACAGACCACTTGACATGTGTAGAACTGTTGTAAATGTTACTGGAGATGCCACAGTGTCTATGTTAGTGGCTAAATCTGTTGGAAAGCTGGGTGAGCCTAAACCCAAAGATTGGGACGACCATTACGAAGAAGTGAAATAA
- the aroC gene encoding chorismate synthase, with amino-acid sequence MAGNTFGNVFKLTTFGESHGLALGGIIDGCPAGLQVDFDAIQAEMIRRKPGQSAIVTQRKEPDQVKFLSGIFEGVTTGTPIGFVIENTNQKSKDYSHIKDTYRPSHADYTYQQKYGLRDYRGGGRSSARETACRVVAGALAKQMLAGISIHAYVSDVGELSLNKPYQDLDFNLTESNPVRCPDPEMAAQMEALIREIRKEGDTVGGSISCVIQGVPVGLGEPVFDKLHAELGKAMLSINAVKGFEYGSGFAGTRLKGSQHNDLFNADGSTKTNHSGGVQGGISNGEDIYFKVGFKPVATIMQKQEALNSSGDLVEMQGKGRHDPCVVPRAVPIVEAMAALVLADAYLLNKLAKL; translated from the coding sequence ATGGCAGGAAACACATTCGGAAACGTATTTAAGCTTACTACATTTGGAGAGTCTCACGGACTAGCTCTAGGGGGAATCATTGACGGATGCCCTGCGGGTTTACAGGTAGATTTCGATGCCATTCAGGCAGAAATGATCCGCAGAAAACCTGGACAATCCGCCATAGTTACCCAACGCAAAGAACCAGATCAGGTCAAGTTCCTTTCGGGTATATTCGAGGGTGTGACCACGGGAACTCCAATTGGGTTTGTCATTGAGAATACCAACCAGAAGTCTAAAGACTACAGTCATATCAAAGACACCTACAGACCCTCTCATGCAGATTATACCTATCAGCAGAAATACGGCTTACGCGATTATCGCGGAGGAGGAAGATCTTCTGCAAGAGAGACTGCCTGTCGGGTAGTAGCCGGAGCTTTGGCCAAGCAAATGTTAGCGGGTATCAGTATCCATGCTTATGTTTCTGATGTGGGTGAGCTCAGCCTTAATAAACCATATCAAGACTTAGACTTTAACCTAACAGAGAGCAACCCTGTGCGTTGTCCAGATCCTGAGATGGCAGCACAGATGGAGGCCTTGATCCGTGAAATTCGCAAAGAAGGAGACACTGTTGGAGGAAGTATAAGCTGTGTTATTCAAGGTGTTCCAGTTGGTTTGGGTGAGCCTGTTTTTGACAAATTGCACGCAGAGCTCGGAAAGGCAATGCTTTCTATCAATGCTGTAAAAGGATTCGAATACGGAAGTGGTTTTGCGGGCACGCGATTAAAAGGGAGTCAGCACAATGATCTTTTTAATGCAGATGGTTCTACAAAGACCAATCACAGCGGTGGCGTTCAAGGAGGAATAAGCAACGGAGAAGACATTTACTTTAAGGTTGGCTTTAAACCTGTGGCTACTATCATGCAAAAGCAAGAGGCTTTGAATAGCTCTGGCGATCTCGTAGAAATGCAGGGCAAAGGCCGCCACGACCCTTGTGTTGTACCTAGAGCAGTACCCATCGTTGAGGCTATGGCTGCCTTGGTTTTAGCAGATGCTTACTTATTAAATAAATTGGCTAAATTGTAA
- a CDS encoding mechanosensitive ion channel family protein: protein MDTEKIIEQISELATQYGIKVIGAIVIWIVGSWIIKRVLKLVRKAMSKSNYEESLQRFLANLLGWVLKLLLILAILANLGIETTSFAAVLAAAGLAVGMALQGSLGNFAGGVMILIFKPFKIGDVIEAQGELGTVKEIDIFTTKVLKPTNRLAIIPNGALSNGNIINYTAEGTLQIRHTIGVSYDSDIKQTKDLLLKVMQETDLVLKDPAPSVTLGALADSSVNFNAWCWCDTADYWTVYFSVLERIKIALDEAGIEIPYPHQVEIQKQG from the coding sequence ATGGATACTGAAAAGATTATAGAACAGATTAGTGAATTAGCCACCCAGTACGGCATAAAAGTAATTGGTGCTATTGTCATATGGATCGTCGGATCCTGGATCATTAAACGTGTACTGAAATTAGTGCGCAAGGCTATGAGTAAATCCAATTACGAAGAAAGCCTGCAGCGCTTTTTAGCGAACTTATTGGGTTGGGTACTTAAACTACTTCTGATCTTAGCCATTTTGGCCAACCTCGGTATAGAAACCACTTCTTTTGCAGCCGTCTTGGCAGCTGCAGGTTTGGCCGTAGGTATGGCTTTGCAAGGTTCTTTAGGTAATTTTGCTGGAGGAGTAATGATCTTGATCTTCAAGCCATTCAAGATAGGCGATGTGATCGAGGCCCAGGGAGAATTGGGAACTGTAAAGGAAATCGATATTTTCACCACTAAGGTCCTTAAGCCCACCAACAGATTGGCCATTATTCCTAACGGAGCGCTATCTAACGGTAATATTATCAATTATACTGCGGAGGGTACCTTGCAAATTCGACACACTATTGGTGTTTCTTACGACTCAGATATTAAACAGACCAAGGATCTATTGCTCAAAGTAATGCAAGAGACCGACTTGGTTCTAAAAGACCCTGCTCCTTCTGTCACTTTAGGTGCACTAGCCGATAGTTCAGTGAACTTCAACGCTTGGTGTTGGTGTGATACCGCAGATTATTGGACAGTTTATTTCAGTGTTTTAGAGCGCATTAAAATTGCCCTAGATGAGGCTGGAATAGAAATTCCATACCCACATCAAGTGGAAATCCAAAAGCAGGGTTAA
- a CDS encoding FAD-binding and (Fe-S)-binding domain-containing protein encodes MAVAQRDLIRLSKKLKGSIHWDSLHKRMYATDASVYRELPLGVVYPKHVNDLKVLIGFADKHNLSLTARTAGTSLAGQCVTDGLVLDFSKHFTQIHEIDIQQRRAVVAPGVIRDALNETLSKSGLHFGPNTSTSNRCMLGGMVGNNSSGTTSIRYGVTRDKLIALEMVLYDGSVVTLKDETMKSFEAEIASGSTLGGIYQGLLERFNSKKVAAAIFEVFPKEEIHRRNTGYALDILYQMQPFGGDKPFNLAKLIAGSEGTLGLVSKITLGLDPLPPAYKALVAPQYHSVAACLTDVAMTMQHPLYSCELMDKKILDCTINNAKYRPYRAFISGDPKAVLLLELCESSPQQLETAVSSLLASLQTSGKAYAMPVLRGEQIDQAMELRKAGLGLLGNMIGDNKAVACIEDTAVAVTDLSNYITDFTALMKDFDQEVVYYAHAGAGELHLRPILNLKKSEDIQKFKTITEAVAALVKKYRGSLSGEHGDGIVRGSLLPEMLGETVYGYLKAVKQLLDPKGIFNRGKIVDAWDIDTHLRYEPDREEPQVNTFLDFSESQGLLRAAEQCNGSGDCRKLPGNGTLCPSYHATRNEKDTTRARANVLRELLTDPQYKNPFEHRDLKKVMDLCISCKACSSECPSNVNVAKFKAEIQYQYRKAKGESKRDRFFAKSDERMAWLSNFPKTSNRLFIAGLFTNAVKSIFGLAPKRKLPKLSAHRFEFNGPETMLNSDKPGVFLFIDEFSEYFDKEIAQDAYDLLLALGYVVKPIRGHNSARALLSKGYLEEATEQININVSKLAPQLGMHDLLVGIEPSAILSFRDEYRYMSADKQAAEELAQKTLLIEEFIAAEATAGRISSEAFTKEKKRIKIHNHCYQKALSDQKCTFDMLNLPENYKPTIIPSGCCGMAGSFGYEREHYNISMKIGEQTLFPAIIKATSDTLFAANGTSCRHQIADGTKRHALHPVTILKRALKA; translated from the coding sequence ATGGCCGTAGCGCAGCGTGATCTTATCCGTCTAAGTAAGAAACTAAAAGGGTCTATCCATTGGGATAGCCTTCATAAACGCATGTATGCCACCGATGCCTCTGTCTACAGGGAATTACCCTTAGGGGTGGTGTATCCTAAGCATGTTAATGATCTCAAGGTATTGATAGGCTTTGCAGACAAACACAACCTTAGTTTAACAGCAAGGACTGCGGGCACTTCTTTGGCTGGGCAATGTGTTACCGACGGATTGGTCCTAGATTTTTCAAAGCATTTTACGCAGATCCACGAGATCGATATTCAGCAGCGCCGCGCGGTGGTTGCCCCGGGTGTAATTCGCGATGCCTTGAACGAGACCTTGTCTAAGTCTGGTTTGCATTTTGGCCCGAACACTTCTACATCTAACCGCTGTATGCTCGGGGGGATGGTCGGAAACAATTCTTCTGGGACTACTTCCATTCGCTACGGAGTGACTCGAGATAAACTGATCGCTTTAGAAATGGTTCTCTATGACGGCAGTGTAGTGACGCTAAAAGACGAGACCATGAAGAGTTTTGAGGCCGAAATTGCTTCAGGTTCTACCTTGGGCGGTATTTATCAAGGATTGCTAGAAAGGTTCAATAGTAAAAAAGTGGCTGCAGCGATCTTTGAAGTCTTTCCCAAAGAAGAAATTCACAGAAGAAATACCGGATATGCCTTAGACATACTCTACCAGATGCAACCTTTTGGAGGTGACAAGCCCTTTAATCTTGCCAAGCTCATTGCCGGAAGCGAGGGTACTTTGGGCCTGGTTAGCAAGATCACTTTGGGGTTAGATCCGCTGCCACCAGCTTACAAAGCCTTGGTGGCACCTCAATACCATAGCGTTGCAGCTTGCCTAACTGATGTTGCTATGACCATGCAACACCCTTTGTACAGTTGTGAGTTGATGGATAAGAAGATCTTAGACTGTACAATCAATAATGCCAAGTATCGCCCATATAGGGCTTTTATTTCAGGCGACCCTAAAGCGGTACTCTTGTTGGAACTCTGTGAATCCAGTCCGCAGCAATTAGAAACTGCAGTAAGCTCGCTTTTGGCAAGCTTGCAAACTTCTGGCAAGGCTTATGCCATGCCGGTCTTAAGAGGGGAGCAGATCGACCAGGCGATGGAGCTGCGCAAAGCCGGTTTAGGACTACTTGGGAACATGATTGGCGATAACAAGGCCGTGGCCTGTATAGAAGATACTGCTGTAGCAGTAACAGACTTATCTAACTACATTACAGATTTTACGGCTTTGATGAAAGACTTTGACCAAGAGGTGGTCTATTATGCCCATGCTGGAGCGGGCGAACTGCATTTGCGCCCCATATTAAATCTAAAGAAAAGCGAAGACATCCAGAAGTTTAAAACGATCACCGAGGCAGTGGCCGCACTGGTTAAAAAGTATCGCGGATCACTTTCTGGAGAACATGGTGACGGCATAGTCCGAGGTTCCTTGCTGCCCGAAATGTTAGGGGAAACCGTTTACGGATATCTTAAAGCGGTAAAACAGTTGTTGGACCCTAAAGGAATCTTTAATCGCGGCAAAATTGTCGATGCCTGGGATATCGATACCCATTTGCGATACGAACCCGATAGAGAAGAACCTCAGGTAAATACCTTCTTAGATTTTAGCGAAAGCCAAGGCTTGCTTAGGGCTGCAGAGCAGTGCAACGGTTCTGGGGATTGCAGAAAATTACCCGGAAATGGAACGCTTTGTCCCAGCTATCACGCTACGCGTAACGAAAAGGACACTACTAGAGCTCGGGCTAATGTATTGCGAGAATTACTTACAGATCCGCAGTATAAAAACCCATTTGAGCACAGGGATCTTAAAAAGGTCATGGACCTCTGTATTAGCTGTAAGGCTTGTAGTAGCGAATGCCCCAGCAATGTTAATGTGGCCAAGTTTAAAGCGGAAATCCAATACCAATACCGCAAGGCAAAAGGCGAAAGCAAAAGAGATCGGTTCTTTGCTAAAAGCGACGAGCGAATGGCTTGGCTGTCAAACTTCCCTAAGACCAGTAATCGGTTGTTTATTGCGGGCTTATTTACCAATGCTGTTAAGAGTATTTTCGGTCTTGCTCCTAAAAGAAAATTACCCAAGTTGAGTGCACATCGTTTTGAGTTCAATGGCCCGGAAACAATGCTAAACTCAGATAAACCGGGCGTCTTTTTATTTATCGATGAGTTCTCTGAGTATTTTGACAAAGAGATCGCCCAAGATGCTTATGATCTACTCCTTGCGCTTGGTTATGTGGTAAAGCCAATCCGTGGCCATAATAGTGCAAGAGCCTTATTGTCTAAAGGTTATTTAGAAGAGGCTACTGAGCAGATCAATATCAATGTGAGCAAGCTTGCTCCTCAACTTGGTATGCACGATCTGTTGGTAGGTATAGAACCCTCTGCTATTTTGAGTTTTAGGGACGAGTACCGTTATATGAGTGCAGATAAGCAGGCGGCAGAAGAACTTGCACAGAAAACACTACTGATCGAAGAATTCATTGCAGCAGAAGCAACAGCAGGTAGAATTAGCTCCGAAGCCTTTACCAAAGAAAAGAAGCGCATCAAGATCCACAACCACTGCTATCAAAAGGCCTTGAGCGATCAGAAGTGCACCTTCGATATGCTGAATCTTCCTGAGAATTATAAACCCACTATAATTCCTTCGGGTTGTTGCGGAATGGCAGGCAGCTTCGGATATGAAAGAGAACATTACAACATCAGCATGAAAATAGGGGAGCAAACCCTGTTCCCGGCTATAATCAAGGCCACCTCAGACACTTTGTTTGCTGCCAACGGCACCAGTTGCAGGCATCAAATAGCCGATGGAACCAAACGCCATGCGCTGCATCCGGTCACTATATTAAAACGCGCCTTGAAAGCTTAA
- the bshA gene encoding N-acetyl-alpha-D-glucosaminyl L-malate synthase BshA, translating into MKIAIVCYPTFGGSGVVATELGIALAERGHEIHFVTYQQPVRLDFLAKNIHFHEVHVEKYPLFLYQPYELALSSKLVETVKQYGIELLHVHYAIPHAYAGYMTKKMLAESGIHLPMVTTLHGTDITLVGNHPSFKTAVTFSINKSDVVTSVSESLKQDTLRLFDIKVPIEVVPNFIDISAQPQGFTECQRELMAGPEERIITHISNFRPVKRIQDVVHVFEAIAREIPAKLIMVGEGPEREYAEHRCREIGIADKVRFVGNSNEIDKILCFSDLFLLPSEKESFGLAALEAMASGVPVISSNTGGLPEVNKAGVSGYLSEVGDVEDMAQKAVSILKDDETLARFKKQSQAHAAQFDIKKIVPLYEALYQSVLNTALL; encoded by the coding sequence GTGAAAATTGCAATTGTATGTTACCCGACCTTTGGAGGGAGCGGAGTAGTGGCTACCGAATTGGGTATAGCTTTGGCCGAGCGCGGTCATGAGATCCATTTTGTGACCTATCAGCAACCCGTACGCTTGGACTTTTTGGCCAAGAACATACATTTTCACGAGGTACATGTTGAGAAGTACCCGCTCTTTCTCTATCAGCCGTACGAATTAGCCTTATCTTCTAAATTGGTAGAAACCGTAAAACAATACGGGATAGAGTTGTTACATGTACACTATGCTATTCCTCACGCATATGCAGGCTATATGACCAAAAAGATGCTTGCAGAGTCTGGAATTCACTTACCCATGGTGACCACCTTGCACGGTACAGATATTACCTTGGTGGGTAATCATCCATCCTTTAAAACTGCGGTAACTTTTAGCATTAATAAAAGCGATGTGGTTACCTCGGTTTCTGAAAGTTTAAAGCAGGACACCTTGCGACTATTCGATATCAAGGTCCCTATAGAGGTAGTGCCAAACTTTATCGATATAAGCGCCCAACCTCAAGGTTTTACCGAATGTCAACGCGAACTTATGGCTGGTCCAGAAGAGCGTATCATAACTCACATCAGTAATTTTAGACCGGTTAAGCGTATACAAGATGTGGTACATGTCTTTGAGGCCATAGCCAGAGAGATACCAGCTAAATTGATCATGGTTGGCGAAGGTCCGGAGCGCGAATATGCCGAACACCGCTGCCGCGAGATCGGAATTGCAGACAAGGTACGCTTTGTGGGTAATAGTAATGAGATAGATAAGATCCTATGCTTTAGTGATCTGTTCTTATTGCCTTCTGAAAAGGAGAGTTTTGGTTTAGCCGCTTTAGAAGCTATGGCATCTGGAGTTCCAGTGATATCTAGCAATACTGGCGGATTGCCAGAAGTGAACAAGGCTGGGGTATCGGGCTACCTAAGCGAAGTAGGCGATGTAGAAGATATGGCGCAAAAGGCCGTGAGCATTTTAAAAGATGACGAAACTTTGGCGCGTTTCAAAAAGCAAAGTCAGGCGCATGCAGCCCAATTCGACATCAAAAAAATAGTGCCCCTTTACGAGGCACTATATCAAAGTGTTTTAAATACAGCTCTGCTTTAG
- a CDS encoding UDP-2,3-diacylglucosamine diphosphatase has translation MKRKVKVVVISDVHLGTYGCHARELLYYLNSVQPKILILNGDIVDIWQFRKRYFPKSHMLVIKKILALAAKGTKVYYLTGNHDEKLRKFTDTRMGNLHIMDKLVLNLDGKKAWFFHGDVFDASIKHAKWLAKLGGWGYDLLILMNRGLNWLLSLLGRDKYSLSKRIKNSVKSAVKFISNFEDTAAELAIENAYDFVVCGHIHQPAIRKVKNKKGRTLYLNSGDWVENLTALEYNNQTWKLFSYKTRERVMKLDRTVNTETDLIPEAFSAMLSTASN, from the coding sequence TTGAAACGCAAGGTAAAAGTAGTTGTAATTTCGGATGTCCATCTGGGCACCTATGGCTGTCACGCCAGAGAATTGCTGTACTATTTGAATTCAGTACAGCCCAAGATCTTGATCCTAAACGGAGATATCGTAGACATCTGGCAGTTTAGAAAGCGGTACTTCCCCAAGTCGCATATGCTCGTTATAAAGAAAATACTCGCCTTGGCTGCTAAAGGCACCAAGGTCTACTATTTAACGGGCAATCACGACGAGAAACTGCGCAAGTTCACCGATACACGGATGGGAAATCTGCATATCATGGACAAGCTGGTCTTAAATTTAGATGGCAAAAAGGCTTGGTTCTTTCACGGCGATGTCTTCGATGCCTCGATCAAGCATGCCAAGTGGCTAGCTAAACTGGGCGGTTGGGGATACGATCTGCTCATTCTGATGAATCGCGGGTTGAATTGGCTGCTGAGTCTTTTGGGGCGCGATAAATACTCGCTGTCTAAGCGGATCAAGAACAGCGTGAAATCCGCAGTAAAGTTCATCAGTAACTTTGAAGACACGGCTGCAGAACTAGCCATAGAAAATGCATATGATTTTGTGGTCTGCGGTCATATCCATCAGCCGGCAATCCGAAAGGTAAAAAATAAGAAAGGACGAACCTTATACCTCAATAGCGGCGATTGGGTAGAAAATCTGACTGCTTTAGAATACAACAACCAAACTTGGAAGTTGTTCTCGTACAAAACACGGGAGCGTGTGATGAAGCTAGACCGCACGGTTAATACAGAAACCGATCTTATTCCAGAAGCCTTTTCTGCCATGCTGAGTACAGCGTCTAATTAA